The following are from one region of the Rhodopirellula sp. P2 genome:
- a CDS encoding rhodanese-like domain-containing protein gives MQTIDVKQLADKQANGVIELIDVRMPTEYREVHVEGAVNVPLDSLDPKAVAESLRSDSEKAIYVICRSGNRSSKAVQKFLDAGIENIVNVEGGTTAWTQAGLPVVRGKKAVSLERQVRILAGFLALLGAVLGYFVHPYFMGLSAFIGAGLMFAGITDTCGMGMMLSKMPWNRCGESGSCSV, from the coding sequence ATGCAAACAATTGATGTGAAACAACTCGCCGACAAGCAAGCCAACGGCGTCATTGAATTGATCGACGTTCGGATGCCAACCGAATACCGCGAGGTCCATGTCGAGGGTGCGGTCAACGTGCCGCTGGATTCTCTCGATCCCAAAGCGGTGGCGGAGTCACTCAGAAGCGACTCGGAAAAAGCGATCTATGTCATTTGCCGCAGCGGCAACCGGTCCAGCAAAGCGGTCCAGAAGTTCTTGGACGCTGGCATTGAAAACATCGTGAACGTGGAAGGCGGGACGACGGCTTGGACGCAGGCCGGATTGCCAGTGGTGCGAGGAAAGAAGGCCGTTTCCTTGGAACGTCAGGTCCGCATCTTGGCTGGTTTTTTGGCGTTACTGGGGGCGGTGCTCGGTTACTTCGTGCATCCGTACTTCATGGGACTCTCCGCCTTCATCGGCGCGGGGCTGATGTTCGCCGGGATCACTGACACATGTGGCATGGGCATGATGCTGTCCAAGATGCCCTGGAACCGATGTGGAGAATCGGGGTCATGTTCGGTCTAG
- a CDS encoding ArsR/SmtB family transcription factor — translation MATKTTQQKPSKTLSKPPGQVGDFADAAECLRTLAHPVRLRIVQLLQHGRYTVGELAADCGIQDNVGSEHLRLLQRCGFLTSEREGRRVYYSVAEPHLEELMACIEGRFLPSDATDP, via the coding sequence ATGGCAACCAAAACAACCCAGCAGAAGCCTTCCAAAACGCTGAGCAAGCCGCCCGGCCAAGTCGGGGATTTTGCGGACGCAGCGGAATGCTTGAGGACGTTGGCTCACCCTGTCCGACTGAGGATCGTGCAGCTTTTGCAGCACGGTCGCTACACCGTGGGTGAACTGGCCGCGGATTGTGGCATTCAAGACAACGTGGGATCGGAGCATCTTCGGTTGTTGCAGCGGTGTGGTTTTTTAACCAGCGAACGCGAAGGGCGACGGGTTTACTACAGCGTCGCCGAGCCTCACCTGGAAGAATTGATGGCTTGCATTGAAGGCCGTTTTCTGCCTTCTGATGCGACCGATCCTTGA
- a CDS encoding efflux RND transporter periplasmic adaptor subunit, whose protein sequence is MTVTNTSTSPSSTGEPAADLAGTKTGAVASALKGLPTLLVLVVMGGGWMVMHQINSGGSRTEEIVETAEAPTSSDTLVLPAGKLQVAKIETVIAQPQNIQHVHTVPGRLRYDQTKHVDVKAPMDGILAELVVTPGEHVNAGDLIAVLRSPEIGQARAEILKRKKERDIAEQILQRELTLAKNLQQVSSMLDQGQSVDAIEQAFSNRALGAYRQDILSAYSKMLLADELLAKLRPLVASGSVSGRTVREREGERQLAETAFRTARDQASFEIEQSKMKAEANVAEANRQLNLAWQSLETLLGYKEDKNTVNLSNEEALSRLEVRAPFGGSVESQGFANNERVMRGDALIVLANTDSLSVEASIRESDWSVVNLQPGAEVSVMVPALDQRVFPAKVRYFGREVQADTNSVPLVARIENNEGLLRPGMFVRVTVPIGELRQALSIKPESLLQHENEQFVFLDLGNGSFQRVNVSTGQASDDWVEVTSGLSPGQSVVTKGAFLLKSELLLQGEGE, encoded by the coding sequence ATGACAGTCACCAACACTTCGACGTCCCCTTCCTCGACCGGAGAACCCGCTGCGGATCTCGCCGGTACCAAGACAGGCGCGGTCGCGTCGGCGCTCAAGGGCCTGCCGACCTTGTTGGTGCTGGTGGTGATGGGTGGCGGTTGGATGGTGATGCATCAAATCAACTCGGGTGGCAGCCGCACCGAAGAGATCGTCGAGACCGCCGAAGCCCCCACCTCCAGCGACACGTTGGTGTTGCCCGCCGGCAAACTCCAGGTCGCGAAAATCGAGACTGTCATCGCGCAGCCTCAGAACATTCAACATGTTCACACGGTGCCGGGCCGACTGCGGTACGACCAAACCAAGCATGTTGATGTGAAGGCACCGATGGATGGCATCTTGGCAGAGTTGGTTGTAACACCTGGCGAGCACGTGAATGCCGGCGATCTGATCGCGGTCCTTCGCAGTCCCGAAATCGGTCAGGCGCGAGCCGAAATCTTGAAGCGGAAGAAAGAACGTGACATCGCTGAGCAGATCCTGCAGCGAGAACTGACGCTGGCAAAGAATCTGCAACAAGTCTCCAGCATGCTCGACCAAGGTCAGTCCGTCGATGCGATTGAGCAGGCATTCTCCAATCGTGCCCTGGGGGCTTATCGCCAAGACATCTTGTCGGCCTATTCCAAAATGCTGCTGGCCGACGAACTGCTCGCGAAACTTCGCCCGCTGGTTGCCTCCGGTTCGGTTTCCGGCCGGACGGTTCGAGAACGAGAGGGCGAACGCCAACTGGCTGAGACCGCGTTCCGAACCGCTCGCGATCAAGCCTCGTTCGAGATCGAGCAGTCCAAAATGAAAGCCGAAGCGAATGTGGCCGAAGCGAATCGGCAACTGAACCTGGCTTGGCAATCGCTGGAAACGTTGCTGGGATACAAGGAAGACAAAAACACGGTCAACCTCAGCAACGAAGAAGCCCTTTCGCGATTGGAGGTCCGAGCGCCATTCGGCGGCAGCGTCGAGTCGCAAGGCTTTGCCAACAACGAACGCGTGATGCGCGGCGATGCACTGATTGTGCTTGCCAACACCGACTCCCTTTCCGTCGAAGCCAGCATCCGAGAAAGCGATTGGTCCGTTGTGAATTTGCAACCCGGTGCGGAAGTGTCGGTCATGGTGCCAGCGCTCGATCAACGCGTTTTCCCTGCCAAGGTGCGGTACTTCGGACGCGAAGTTCAGGCCGACACCAATTCCGTTCCCCTGGTCGCACGCATCGAAAACAACGAAGGCTTGTTGCGACCGGGCATGTTCGTCCGAGTCACCGTCCCAATTGGCGAACTGCGCCAAGCATTGTCGATCAAACCGGAATCGCTTCTCCAACACGAAAACGAACAGTTTGTCTTCCTCGACCTGGGCAACGGATCATTTCAACGGGTGAACGTTTCCACGGGCCAAGCCTCCGACGACTGGGTGGAGGTCACCAGCGGACTGTCGCCGGGCCAGTCGGTGGTCACCAAGGGTGCATTTTTATTGAAGTCGGAGTTGCTGCTTCAAGGGGAAGGCGAATAG
- a CDS encoding efflux RND transporter permease subunit: MLTKIIELSLVNRGLVIILTMLMAAAGVYSALNLPIDAVPDMTNVQVQVVTDAGSLSPVEVERYVTYPVENTMGGLPDVEELRSVSKFGISVVTIVFQEGTDIYHARQLVTERLGDAAADIPPGYGTPTVGPLTTALGEILQFEVRSDRHSPMELRTMLEWEISPKLRQVPGVTEINTHGGYYKTFEVQPDPDRMTSYGIPMELLFQRLQANNNTSGGGYVIHHGEQRFIRGVSLLENEADIESVVIRREPDGNPILLGDIATVSIEPMTRQGAVTRDGRGEVVTGLVMMLIGENSREVVELAKERLQEIEITLPKGVHLEVTYDRAALIGRTLKTVLTNLTEGGMLVIVVLLLMLGNLRAGIIVALAIPLSMLFATNVMAYTGVTASLMSLGAIDFGLIVDSSVIMVENCIRKLSHDNGDAKHEDVIRDAAVEVRKPTMFGELIIAVVFLPILLLEGTEGKLFRPMALTVLFALGGSMILSLSFMPAMASIFLPKKMKEEDVLLVRIVKFFYEPLVTRAIKHPFVTVAIALTVFALSLPMGRHLGAEFMPRLEEGDLLVEALRLPSATLEGSIEMSTQIENILKEYPEVETVFSKTGRPEIANDVMGVHQTDVWVLLKPVHDWPEQKTRDELIEQMSDELNANVPGVAFGFTQPIEMRVDELVAGVKADVAVLLYGDDMEVLGEKGKEIEAVLRSIPGAVDVKADYQANLSTLTIKTKPQALAQYGIDAQTVLDVVSSLGGHQVGQVFEGRARYPIMVRVPQQWRENLSLLEQVPVADSNGKSVPLKELTDIRLEETPPTIEHEGNRRRTFISANVRGRDVATFVTEAQTAVAEQVEFAPGYEVRWGGDFENLQSASKRLAIITPIVLMIIMLLLHTSLGSMRLALLIFLAVPMAASGGIIALYLREMPFSISAGVGFIALFGVAVLNGLVWVSAAEHSRKSGMPLQDVSHDTALVRLRPVLMTALVASLGFLPMALSTSDGAEMQRPLATVVIGGLITSTLLTSLVIPTIYPWFARGLDDVKLTRHNEAGPMLS, translated from the coding sequence ATGCTCACGAAGATCATTGAACTCTCGCTCGTCAACCGCGGGCTCGTCATCATCCTGACGATGCTGATGGCGGCGGCAGGGGTGTACTCGGCGTTGAATCTGCCGATCGATGCCGTCCCCGACATGACCAACGTGCAAGTTCAGGTGGTGACTGACGCTGGTTCCTTGTCTCCCGTCGAAGTGGAACGCTACGTCACTTATCCGGTGGAGAACACGATGGGCGGCCTGCCCGATGTGGAAGAACTCCGCAGCGTTTCCAAGTTCGGCATTTCCGTTGTCACGATCGTGTTCCAAGAAGGAACCGATATCTACCACGCTCGCCAACTCGTGACCGAACGACTCGGCGATGCCGCCGCCGACATTCCGCCCGGGTACGGCACGCCAACGGTTGGTCCCCTGACGACGGCGCTCGGCGAAATCTTGCAGTTTGAAGTTCGCAGCGACCGCCACTCACCGATGGAACTGCGGACGATGTTGGAATGGGAGATTTCCCCCAAACTGCGTCAGGTTCCCGGTGTCACCGAAATCAACACGCACGGGGGTTACTACAAAACATTCGAAGTCCAACCGGATCCCGATCGAATGACCAGCTATGGGATCCCGATGGAGTTGCTCTTCCAACGGTTGCAAGCCAACAACAACACCTCCGGCGGCGGCTACGTCATCCATCACGGCGAACAACGATTCATTCGCGGCGTCTCGTTGCTGGAAAACGAAGCCGACATTGAAAGCGTGGTCATTCGGCGGGAACCGGACGGGAACCCCATTCTGCTTGGTGACATCGCGACGGTCAGCATCGAACCGATGACGCGACAAGGTGCCGTGACCCGCGATGGACGCGGCGAAGTGGTGACGGGGTTGGTGATGATGTTGATTGGCGAAAACTCACGTGAAGTGGTGGAACTCGCCAAAGAACGCCTGCAAGAGATCGAAATCACGCTGCCCAAGGGAGTGCATCTCGAGGTCACTTATGACCGTGCGGCTCTGATCGGTCGGACCCTCAAAACAGTCCTGACCAACCTGACCGAAGGCGGCATGCTGGTGATTGTGGTGTTGCTGCTGATGCTTGGCAATTTGAGAGCCGGGATCATCGTGGCGCTCGCGATTCCTTTGTCCATGCTGTTCGCCACCAACGTCATGGCCTACACCGGCGTCACGGCCAGTTTGATGAGCCTGGGTGCGATCGACTTTGGACTGATCGTCGACAGCAGCGTGATCATGGTCGAGAACTGCATCCGCAAACTCTCCCACGACAACGGCGACGCCAAACACGAGGACGTGATTCGCGACGCCGCAGTCGAAGTTCGCAAGCCGACAATGTTTGGCGAACTGATCATTGCGGTGGTGTTCCTGCCGATCCTGTTGCTGGAGGGCACGGAAGGCAAACTGTTCCGCCCGATGGCTTTGACGGTGCTGTTCGCACTGGGCGGTTCCATGATCCTGTCTCTGTCATTCATGCCCGCCATGGCCTCCATCTTTTTGCCCAAGAAGATGAAAGAAGAAGATGTCCTCTTGGTGCGAATCGTCAAATTCTTTTACGAACCGTTGGTCACTCGAGCGATCAAGCATCCCTTTGTCACGGTTGCCATCGCACTGACCGTGTTCGCACTCAGTCTGCCGATGGGCCGTCACTTGGGAGCCGAATTCATGCCCCGGCTCGAAGAGGGCGACCTGCTGGTTGAGGCCTTGCGGTTGCCAAGTGCGACACTGGAAGGTTCGATCGAAATGTCGACCCAAATTGAGAACATCCTCAAAGAGTATCCGGAAGTGGAAACGGTGTTTTCCAAAACGGGACGTCCCGAGATCGCCAACGATGTGATGGGTGTTCACCAAACCGATGTTTGGGTCCTGTTGAAACCGGTGCACGATTGGCCGGAACAAAAGACACGCGACGAACTGATTGAACAGATGTCCGATGAACTCAATGCAAACGTCCCCGGCGTCGCATTTGGGTTCACGCAACCGATCGAAATGCGAGTCGACGAACTGGTTGCTGGCGTCAAAGCCGATGTGGCCGTTTTGCTCTACGGCGATGACATGGAAGTGCTCGGTGAGAAAGGCAAAGAGATCGAAGCGGTGTTGCGTTCCATTCCGGGTGCGGTGGATGTCAAAGCAGACTACCAAGCCAACCTTTCCACCCTGACGATCAAAACCAAACCTCAGGCCCTGGCCCAATACGGCATTGATGCCCAAACCGTGTTGGACGTCGTCTCCTCACTGGGTGGACATCAAGTCGGTCAAGTCTTCGAAGGACGCGCGCGGTACCCGATCATGGTTCGTGTTCCGCAGCAGTGGCGAGAGAACCTGTCCTTGCTTGAGCAGGTTCCCGTTGCGGACTCCAACGGAAAATCGGTCCCACTGAAGGAGCTGACCGACATTCGTTTGGAAGAAACCCCGCCCACGATTGAACACGAAGGCAACCGCCGACGAACGTTCATCTCGGCCAACGTTCGGGGACGCGATGTCGCCACCTTTGTTACCGAAGCACAAACCGCGGTTGCGGAACAAGTTGAATTCGCTCCGGGATACGAAGTGCGGTGGGGCGGTGACTTTGAAAACCTGCAATCCGCCAGCAAACGACTGGCGATCATCACGCCGATCGTGCTGATGATCATCATGCTGTTGTTGCACACCAGCCTTGGTTCGATGCGATTGGCGCTGCTGATCTTCCTGGCCGTTCCCATGGCGGCTTCCGGCGGAATCATTGCATTGTATCTTCGCGAAATGCCGTTCAGCATTTCCGCCGGCGTCGGGTTCATCGCCTTGTTTGGCGTCGCGGTGCTCAATGGTTTGGTGTGGGTGAGTGCGGCGGAGCATTCCCGCAAATCCGGGATGCCACTGCAAGACGTCAGTCACGACACCGCTCTGGTTCGCTTGCGTCCGGTCTTGATGACGGCACTCGTGGCCAGCCTGGGGTTCTTGCCGATGGCCCTTTCGACCAGTGATGGTGCCGAGATGCAGCGTCCTTTGGCGACCGTTGTGATCGGTGGTCTGATCACCTCAACGTTGCTGACCTCGCTGGTGATCCCCACGATTTACCCTTGGTTTGCCCGTGGTCTGGATGACGTGAAGCTCACCCGTCACAACGAGGCTGGCCCCATGTTGAGTTAA
- a CDS encoding sigma-54-dependent transcriptional regulator: MQSLLVIDDEASICKAFERAFSSETISVLTAKDGAEGERLFTDAKPDVVVIDLSLPDVSGLELFKRLRELDARVPFIFITGHGTVQSAIEATKLGAYDYLFKPLELDEIRTLLDKAFKLSRMVRVQPVLAESDADKESTGDAIVGRCNAMKEVYKAIGRVASQNLTVLLLGESGTGKEVVAQAIYHHSARSTGPFQAINCAAIPDALLESEIFGHEKGAFTDAHRQRIGKLQQADGGTLFLDEVGDMSPMTQAKLLRVLQDQTFERVGGNTPIQVDVRIIAATNHDLKQLVSEGLFRSDLYFRLSVVTIQLPPLREREDDLRVLAEYFLRRYSNEFGKDIRTIAPETLEVLGAYHWPGNVRELESVMKQSLLTARGNVLLPDFLPPLGDVRGNAEDSTGPEFLSEKFVAERLEAGTDNLYAEAISIAERQLLRQVLTHTAGNQLKAATLLGISRVTLRSKLKSLGIEAADFAS; encoded by the coding sequence ATGCAAAGTCTCTTAGTCATTGATGACGAAGCCTCGATCTGCAAAGCCTTCGAGCGAGCATTCTCAAGCGAAACCATTTCGGTGTTGACCGCGAAAGACGGTGCCGAAGGCGAGCGATTGTTTACGGATGCAAAACCGGACGTCGTCGTGATTGATTTGAGCTTGCCCGATGTCAGTGGGTTGGAGCTCTTCAAGCGATTGCGAGAATTGGACGCCCGAGTTCCGTTCATCTTCATCACGGGGCATGGGACGGTTCAGTCCGCAATCGAAGCGACCAAGCTGGGAGCGTACGACTACCTGTTCAAACCACTTGAACTGGACGAGATCCGGACGCTGCTCGACAAAGCGTTCAAGCTCAGCCGGATGGTCCGCGTTCAGCCAGTGCTCGCCGAATCAGATGCCGACAAAGAGTCGACGGGGGATGCGATTGTCGGTCGCTGCAACGCGATGAAGGAGGTCTACAAGGCCATCGGTCGTGTGGCTTCGCAGAACCTAACGGTGCTGTTGCTGGGCGAAAGCGGGACTGGCAAGGAGGTCGTTGCCCAAGCGATCTACCATCACAGCGCCCGGTCCACCGGACCGTTTCAAGCGATCAATTGTGCTGCGATCCCGGACGCGTTGTTGGAAAGCGAAATCTTCGGGCATGAAAAAGGAGCGTTCACCGACGCGCACCGGCAACGCATCGGGAAACTTCAGCAGGCAGATGGGGGCACGTTGTTCTTGGATGAGGTTGGCGATATGTCGCCGATGACTCAGGCCAAGCTGCTGCGGGTCTTGCAGGATCAAACCTTTGAACGTGTCGGCGGCAACACACCCATCCAGGTTGATGTCCGGATCATTGCCGCCACCAATCATGATTTGAAGCAGTTGGTTTCCGAAGGGCTGTTTCGATCGGATCTGTACTTTCGACTCAGTGTGGTCACGATTCAGTTGCCGCCGCTGCGAGAACGCGAGGATGACCTGCGAGTGTTGGCGGAGTACTTCCTGCGCCGCTACAGCAATGAATTCGGAAAAGACATTCGCACGATCGCGCCGGAGACACTGGAAGTGCTGGGGGCCTATCACTGGCCTGGGAATGTGCGTGAACTCGAAAGCGTGATGAAGCAATCGTTGCTGACCGCTCGCGGCAATGTTCTGTTGCCCGATTTCTTGCCGCCCCTGGGTGACGTTCGCGGAAACGCCGAGGATTCCACGGGCCCAGAGTTTCTCTCGGAGAAATTCGTTGCAGAGCGGCTTGAGGCTGGCACGGACAACTTGTACGCCGAAGCCATTTCCATCGCCGAGCGTCAACTGTTGCGTCAAGTGCTCACGCACACGGCTGGCAACCAACTCAAGGCAGCGACTCTGCTCGGGATCAGCCGCGTGACCCTGCGGAGCAAGCTGAAGTCGCTGGGGATCGAAGCCGCGGACTTTGCGAGCTGA
- a CDS encoding sensor histidine kinase yields the protein MSDRVSALSSILRSPARILGIVLMLVFIAEVGVMLVLPHVMPDFLGETGTAVLDAVLLTMVCAPVLWWVIIGPLRRIAVQEHGRSETIVSNASEGILTFDHDGVILSCNRATTELLSTEMDQVVGKMTSAFLDRLPRSFDSLPASFRLSAKRPDGSTFPVAVSVSEYPSESKRLRIAIIRDLTAAEQAEAERLMMARETEALRAQQMTTLAQLATGVAHEIRNPLTSIKMLIQVNRSKFAEEGLPTDDLELVEQEIRRMERSVNSLLDFARPEEGEQSVFPIQNVIQKTTQLIEGRCGQQGVKLTVECDETPIHIEGDASQIQQLLLNLSLNALDALPDGGEVTIRVVANNGELEVSVVDTGDGIRDDMLAKLFTPFSTSKPTGVGLGLGICRRIANSHHGTLTGENRAQGGAEFRLTLPLAKRSNNRSNDSSSGKVSCKVS from the coding sequence ATGTCCGACCGTGTTTCTGCTTTGTCCTCCATCCTGCGTTCGCCGGCGCGGATCTTGGGCATTGTGTTGATGCTGGTGTTCATTGCCGAAGTCGGCGTGATGTTGGTCTTGCCGCACGTGATGCCGGACTTCTTGGGCGAGACCGGCACCGCCGTTTTGGACGCCGTGTTGTTGACCATGGTGTGTGCGCCTGTCCTGTGGTGGGTCATCATTGGTCCACTGCGGCGAATTGCGGTTCAAGAACATGGTCGCAGCGAAACGATTGTGTCCAACGCCAGTGAGGGCATTTTGACGTTCGATCACGACGGAGTGATCCTGTCTTGCAATCGCGCGACGACAGAGCTGTTGTCAACGGAGATGGATCAGGTGGTGGGCAAAATGACGAGTGCGTTTCTCGATCGTTTGCCCCGCTCCTTTGATTCCTTGCCCGCTTCCTTCCGACTCAGTGCCAAACGCCCTGATGGCAGCACGTTTCCCGTGGCAGTGTCAGTGAGTGAGTACCCGTCGGAATCCAAGCGGCTTCGGATCGCGATCATTCGCGACCTGACTGCGGCGGAGCAGGCGGAAGCGGAACGCTTGATGATGGCTCGCGAAACGGAGGCGTTGCGGGCTCAGCAAATGACCACGCTCGCTCAGTTGGCCACCGGGGTTGCCCATGAGATCCGCAACCCGTTGACGTCCATCAAAATGCTTATCCAGGTCAATCGCAGTAAATTCGCCGAGGAGGGGTTGCCGACCGATGACCTCGAATTGGTGGAGCAGGAAATCCGGCGAATGGAACGCAGCGTGAATAGCCTGTTGGATTTTGCACGTCCGGAAGAAGGCGAACAGTCGGTCTTTCCAATTCAAAATGTGATCCAGAAAACCACTCAGTTGATCGAAGGACGTTGTGGGCAGCAGGGTGTGAAGCTCACGGTGGAATGCGATGAAACTCCCATCCACATCGAAGGCGATGCCTCACAGATTCAGCAACTGCTGCTCAATCTTTCTCTCAATGCACTGGATGCACTGCCCGATGGCGGTGAAGTGACGATTCGTGTGGTCGCCAACAACGGTGAACTCGAAGTTTCGGTCGTCGACACAGGGGATGGGATCCGGGACGACATGCTGGCCAAATTGTTCACCCCGTTTTCGACCAGCAAACCAACCGGCGTCGGCCTTGGCTTGGGGATTTGCCGCCGGATCGCCAACTCGCACCATGGAACGCTGACAGGGGAAAATCGAGCTCAAGGGGGGGCGGAGTTTCGGCTGACCCTTCCATTGGCCAAGCGTTCGAACAACCGCTCGAATGACTCCTCCAGTGGCAAGGTCTCATGCAAAGTCTCTTAG
- a CDS encoding TolC family protein: MTKLTFPITFSCLLAISGCAGVNAPSKQLVRQTNIESLPSQVVSVDDAAPPSIDTVAYFDDEFETGGGFDDVEADASGEGDANSHTGDPPSFPTFVIERAEPWEAEGMSNEGEVSDAAVYTLADIEAMALGNNPAIQSAHATTSKAAGLRSQVGTRPNPTLGYFGQQIADRGTDQHGIYVEQEFVRGNKLGLNREVLGHTQRAQAAEGETQRYRVLTDVRVRFFEAIAAQQQVDATRQFAGVALRGVQVAEDRQNAEEGTLIETLQARTLLSEVTLAAEQAEVAYLGAWKDLAAIAGLQVSTPARLVAELDTPLTTPDWETTYQEILAQSPELTAAQAIVCEKQALVRRQKAQPISNVTAQLGAGYDEATEHGMLNLQLSAPIPVWNKNSGNISAAYADYVRATQEVQRIEQSIRSRLARAAQEFDSAMKSVRKYEDEIIPQAKKSLELSEEAYRAGELEFLQVLIVRRSYYESSIRLIQARGNLAQAASKMDGLLLTGGLDSPIDYTDGDGIRGASFGGQ, translated from the coding sequence ATGACCAAGCTGACCTTTCCCATCACGTTTTCTTGCCTGTTAGCAATTTCCGGTTGCGCGGGAGTGAATGCCCCGTCCAAGCAACTGGTCCGTCAAACGAACATCGAGTCTCTGCCTTCGCAGGTTGTGTCGGTCGATGACGCTGCCCCACCTTCCATCGATACCGTCGCGTACTTCGACGACGAGTTCGAAACGGGAGGTGGCTTCGACGATGTGGAGGCTGACGCCAGCGGCGAAGGTGACGCGAACTCGCACACTGGCGATCCGCCATCGTTCCCGACATTTGTCATTGAGCGGGCTGAGCCATGGGAAGCCGAGGGCATGTCCAACGAGGGCGAGGTCTCCGATGCGGCGGTCTACACACTCGCCGACATCGAAGCGATGGCCTTGGGCAACAACCCTGCGATTCAATCGGCCCACGCAACCACCAGCAAAGCGGCTGGATTGCGTTCGCAAGTCGGGACTCGCCCCAATCCGACGCTGGGATACTTTGGTCAGCAGATCGCAGACCGGGGCACCGACCAACACGGCATCTATGTCGAACAGGAATTTGTGCGTGGCAACAAGTTGGGGCTCAACCGAGAAGTGCTCGGTCACACCCAACGAGCTCAGGCGGCGGAGGGTGAGACGCAGCGGTACCGTGTCTTGACGGATGTTCGCGTGCGTTTCTTCGAAGCGATCGCCGCCCAACAACAAGTCGACGCGACGCGGCAGTTTGCTGGTGTGGCACTTCGCGGTGTCCAGGTTGCCGAGGACCGCCAGAATGCGGAAGAAGGCACGTTGATAGAAACGCTGCAAGCACGAACGCTGCTGAGCGAAGTCACGTTGGCAGCGGAGCAAGCCGAGGTGGCATACCTGGGGGCCTGGAAAGACTTGGCCGCCATCGCTGGACTGCAAGTGTCGACGCCCGCCAGGTTGGTGGCTGAACTGGACACTCCGCTGACGACTCCGGACTGGGAAACCACCTACCAGGAAATCTTGGCGCAGAGTCCAGAGCTCACCGCCGCCCAAGCGATCGTGTGCGAGAAGCAAGCCCTCGTGCGGCGTCAAAAGGCGCAGCCGATCTCCAATGTGACCGCTCAACTGGGAGCAGGCTACGACGAGGCGACCGAACACGGGATGCTCAACCTGCAGTTGTCGGCTCCGATTCCGGTTTGGAACAAGAACTCCGGGAACATTTCCGCGGCGTACGCCGACTATGTTCGAGCGACTCAAGAGGTCCAACGCATTGAACAGTCGATCCGCTCGCGTTTGGCCCGTGCGGCACAGGAATTTGATTCCGCGATGAAATCGGTTCGCAAGTACGAAGACGAGATCATCCCGCAAGCGAAGAAGAGTCTGGAACTGTCCGAGGAAGCCTATCGAGCTGGCGAGTTGGAGTTCCTGCAGGTGCTGATTGTCCGCCGCAGTTATTATGAGTCTTCGATTCGTTTGATTCAGGCTCGCGGCAACCTGGCCCAGGCCGCGTCCAAAATGGACGGTCTGTTGCTGACCGGCGGACTGGATTCGCCAATCGACTACACCGACGGGGATGGCATCCGCGGTGCATCCTTTGGCGGGCAGTAG